The following are encoded together in the Carassius auratus strain Wakin chromosome 34, ASM336829v1, whole genome shotgun sequence genome:
- the LOC113053300 gene encoding integrator complex subunit 6-like isoform X2, protein MDRWISQVKSSHCNRNPHDQQFFGNFGRNPFFLEPAIIVAITDGSKLTSSCGVQDELHLPLTTPLPGSELTKEPFRWDQRLFSLILRIPGHTPPDPEPMGGVPLDPSPITPMCEVTGGRSYSVFSQRMLNQCLESLVQKIQSGVVINFEKTGPDPPPTEDGPIEMKYGPQSWHSCHKMIYVRPNPKTGVPVGHWPIPESFWPDQNSPTLPPRAAHPQVKISCVDSEPMVVDKVPFDKYELEPSPLTQYILERKSPHTCWQVFVCNSAKYGDLGQPFGYLKASTALNCVNLFVMPYNYPVVLPLLDDLITVHKFKPPAKWRQSFENYLKTVPPYYITALRKALRMMGAPNLLADNMEYGLSYSVVSHLKKLSQQAKIEADRVCALVGKKAALEGGIKLRCRSSAPSLAHRKDFTQLLQCIMGDGPALPMETNTKEFAGFQLAALNKALKPQGLRNPYDIPRSHLLDQLSRMRRNLLHASICILKGQDQDQMHSVPIAQMGNYQDFLKHCPSPLREADPDQPKRLHTFGNPFKLDKKAMMVDEADEFVTGTQSKGKRPGESSSPAGVGAPKRRRCMSPLLRLGRAYTPPKTPPRSPDRDHTESADHIANHVESNCNSVMEPSPVPESEPIQRRNHLQLDEGEDQQDRVQENGQSSDSEWSLGSEGEEEAPHRYPSPCQLKKILNQESQELNSELRALITKEIRKPGRRYEKIFYLLKQIQGSLETRLIFLQSIIKEAARFKKRVLIEQLENFLEEIHLRANGMNHLDAF, encoded by the exons ATGGACAG GTGGATTTCGCAGGTGAAATCCAGTCATTGCAATAGGAATCCACATGATCAGCAATTTTTCGGAAATTTT GGTAGGAACCCTTTTTTCTTGGAGCCTGCTATCATTGTGGCCATAACGGATGGCAGCAAGCTGACCAGCAGTTGTGGTGTACAAGACGAG TTACATTTGCCCCTGACAACACCATTACCTGGCAGTGAGCTGACCAAAGAGCCCTTCCGATGGGACCAGCGACTCTTCTCCTTAATACTCCGCATTCCAGGCCACACCCCTCCAGACCCTGAACCAATGGGTGGAGTTCCACTTGACCCGTCCCCTATTACACCCATGTGCGAGGTCACTGGGG GCCGATCATACAGTGTATTTTCCCAGAGAATGCTTAACCAGTGTCTGGAGTCTCTGGTGCAGAAAATCCAGAGTGGTGTGGTCATTAATTTTGAGAAGACTGGACCTGATCCTCCACCTACTGAAG ATGGCCCAATAGAAATGAAGTATGGACCTCAATCGTGGCACAGCTGTCATAAGATGATCTATGTCCGACCCAACCCTAAAACTGGTGTTCCTGTTGGTCACTGGCCTATCCCAGAGTCCTTTTGGCCTGACCAGAACTCTCCTACTTTG CCTCCACGTGCAGCTCACCCGCAGGTGAAGATTTCATGTGTTGATTCAGAGCCCATGGTGGTGGATAAAGTGCCCTTTGACAAGTACGAGCTAGAGCCTTCTCCGCTCACTCAGTATATACTGGAGAGGAAATCACCGCACACCTGCTGGCAG GTTTTTGTGTGTAACAGTGCTAAATATGGAGATCTCGGGCAGCCGTTTGGTTATCTGAAGGCCAGCACAGCTCTTAACTGTGTCAACCTGTTTGTCATGCCTTATAACTACCCCGTGGTGCTGCCTTTGCTTG ATGACTTGATTACTGTGCATAAGTTCAAGCCTCCAGCAAAGTGGCGGCAATCTTTTGAAAACTATCTTAAAACAGTCCCTCCCTACTATATCACT GCCCTGCGGAAAGCACTAAGAATGATGGGAGCTCCAAACCTGTTGGCTGACAACATGGAGTACGGACTTAGCTATAGTGTTGTATCTCATCTCAAAAAGCTCAGTCAGCAG GCAAAGATCGAGGCTGACAGAGTTTGTGCATTAGTAGGAAAAAAGGCGGCACTAGAAGGCGGGATTAAACTTCGCTGCAGAAGCTCCGCCCCCTCTCTGGCACACAGGAAAGATTTTACGCAGCTACTGCAATGTATCATGGGAGATGGACCAGCTCTGCCAATGGAGACAAACACCAAGGAGTTTGCTGGCTTTCAACTAGCTGCTCTGAATAAA GCATTAAAACCACAAGGACTGCGGAACCCTTATGATATCCCCAGATCTCATCTGCTGGACCAGCTGAGCCGCATGAGGCGGAACCTTCTGCACGCCAGCATCTGCATTCTGAAAGGACAAGATCAAG atcagATGCATAGTGTTCCTATAGCTCAGATGGGCAACTATCAGGACTTCTTGAAGCATTGCCCATCCCCTTTAAGAGAAGCGGACCCCGATCAGCCTAAACGTTTGCACACCTTTGGTAACCCCTTCAAATTGGACAAGAAG GCGATGATGGTAGATGAGGCAGATGAATTTGTTACTGGCACTCAAAGCAAAGGCAAACGTCCAGGAGAATCCAGTAGTCCTGCTGGAGTAGGGGCCCCCAAACGCAGGCGCTGTATGTCTCCGCTGCTTCGGCTGGGACGGGCTTATACACCTCCTAAAACACCACCCAGAT CTCCAGATCGTGATCACACAGAATCGGCCGATCACATCGCCAACCATGTGGAGTCAAACTGCAACTCCGTCATGGAGCCGAGTCCTGTGCCCGAGTCTGAACCGATCCAGCGGAGGAACCACCTTCAGCTGGATGAGGGTGAGGACCAGCAGGACAGAGTGCAGGAGAACGGCCAGTCCAGCGACAGTGAGTGGTCTCTGGGCAGCGAGGGTGAAGAGGAGGCTCCACACCGCTACCCTTCCCCCTGCCAGCTGAAGAAGATCCTAAACCAAGAGAGCCAGGAACTGAACTCTGAACTCCGAGCACTCATCACCAAGGAGATCAGGAAGCCTGGCAGAC GTTATGAGAAAATCTTTTACCTCCTTAAGCAAATCCAGGGCAGTTTGGAAACGCGTCTGATCTTCCTGCAGAGCATAATTAAAGAGGCGGCCAG gTTTAAGAAGAGGGTCTTGATTGAGCAGCTGGAGAACTTCTTAGAGGAGATTCACTTAAGAGCCAACGGCATGAATCATCTGGACGCTTTCTGA
- the LOC113053303 gene encoding protein FAM124A-like isoform X3, which produces MSSASSDLSMGDLQDPFLVSIHIITDPGQAKTLQKAADQVLSWLHPDLTLFRVSERAGGLSRKPKVRPQRITEPPSHQPALAVILFLQDEYGGEESFERLHSQLRCPPWRYHHTERVNGRGLLPFSPASQDFVTLAPGTPLWALRQVHYGKEIVRFTVYCCYETYTEQVRLYRLLLRRRLAQKKEDFCFCVVYSNPETEIQLSFKRMPRGQNPVPTENAVMEIRVRDVGELVRLLPQPCTPISDVRWQTNDYDGNKILLQVQGSRYYRRHTIAKFHHLPPDDPPVASPPPPEPPPPPPPPYGRGPASYRNRRYHRSSSRSRTQTLPSPVTNTTRTSRPTQCDQDGHMERLQRDVELSRAGWTGHRTQSLFSLPTDESRSSCASPSSFRPRCFSSMAAPIFRVNVDTLVGAEETDVDTGQTISGSSVDLSVVSGYSHPQLRRHLKSPAPRPKSAPPTDRGLDFADLTYNNASPIRQTPVLSRTQSIFAKSTPCVVHKPQPKNVKDVLQDKGQQNGNGILTVNDCSQEGTVEEEQEFYI; this is translated from the exons ATGTCATCAGCAAGCA GTGATTTGTCCATGGGGGACCTACAGGATCCTTTCCTAGTTTCTATCCACATCATCACTGACCCTGGTCAGGCCAAAACGCTCCAGAAAGCTGCTGATCAGGTTCTCTCGTGGCTCCACCCTGATCTCACCCTCTTCAGGGTATCAGAACGGGCAGGTGGTCTCTCCCGAAAGCCCAAGGTCCGCCCGCAGCGCATCACCGAACCGCCATCACACCAACCAGCCTTAGCTGTAATCCTGTTTCTACAGGATGAATACGGAGGCGAAGAGAGTTTTGAACGCCTCCACAGTCAGCTTAGATGCCCACCGTGGCGATACCACCACACAGAGCGGGTGAACGGGCGAGGGCTCTTACCATTTTCGCCAGCCAGCCAAGACTTTGTTACACTGGCGCCAGGCACACCTCTATGGGCACTTCGTCAGGTGCACTACGGCAAAGAGATTGTGCGCTTTACAGTCTACTGCTGCTATGAGACCTACACCGAACAGGTGCGTCTGTACAGGCTGCTCCTGCGCCGAAGGCTGGCCCAGAAGAAGGAGGATTTCTGCTTCTGTGTGGTCTACTCCAACCCTGAAACAGAAATCCAGCTGTCATTCAAGCGGATGCCCCGTGGCCAGAACCCTGTCCCCACTGAAAACGCTGTGATGGAGATTCGAGTGAGGGATGTCGGTGAACTTGTGCGGCTGCTGCCACAGCCCTGCACTCCCATCAGTGACGTCCGCTGGCAAACCAACGATTATGATGGAAATAAAATATTGCTACAG GTTCAAGGTTCGCGGTATTACCGCAGACACACTATTGCAAAGTTCCATCACCTTCCTCCTGATGATCCCCCGGTCGCCTCCCCTCCTCCACCCGAGCCgccccctccacctcctccaccaTACGGCCGTGGGCCCGCCTCCTATCGAAATCGCCGTTACCACCGGAGCTCATCGCGTTCGCGGACCCAGACCCTTCCGTCTCCAGTCACAAACACCACCAGGACGTCTCGGCCTACACAGTGTGATCAGGATGGCCACATGGAGAGGCTCCAGAGGGATGTGGAGCTCTCGCGGGCGGGATGGACAGGCCACCGCACACAGTCCCTCTTTTCTCTGCCTACAGACGAGTCGCGCTCCTCCTGTGCCTCTCCGTCAAGCTTTCGTCCTCGCTGCTTCTCTTCCATGGCTGCTCCAATTTTCCGTGTCAATGTGGATACGCTAGTGGGAGCCGAAGAGACGGATGTGGACACGGGACAAACCATCAGCGGCAGCTCTGTGGACCTGTCGGTAGTCTCAGGTTATTCCCATCCACAGCTGAGGCGCCATTTAAAATCCCCAGCACCACGGCCCAAGTCTGCTCCTCCAACAGATCGAGGTCTTGACTTTGCCGATCTGACCTATAATAATGCCTCCCCCATAAGACAGACTCCTGTGCTATCTAGAACACAAAGCATCTTTGCAAAATCCACACCTTGTGTAGTACACAAACCACAGCCAAAGAATGTGAAGGATGTGTTGCAAGACAAAGGACAGCAGAATGGCAATGGCATTTTGACCGTAAATGACTGTAGTCAAGAAGGCACTGTGGAGGAAGAGCAAGAATTTTATATCTGA
- the LOC113053303 gene encoding protein FAM124A-like isoform X1 — protein MENSVEDECADSGAETGGSDYSLMSSASSDLSMGDLQDPFLVSIHIITDPGQAKTLQKAADQVLSWLHPDLTLFRVSERAGGLSRKPKVRPQRITEPPSHQPALAVILFLQDEYGGEESFERLHSQLRCPPWRYHHTERVNGRGLLPFSPASQDFVTLAPGTPLWALRQVHYGKEIVRFTVYCCYETYTEQVRLYRLLLRRRLAQKKEDFCFCVVYSNPETEIQLSFKRMPRGQNPVPTENAVMEIRVRDVGELVRLLPQPCTPISDVRWQTNDYDGNKILLQVQGSRYYRRHTIAKFHHLPPDDPPVASPPPPEPPPPPPPPYGRGPASYRNRRYHRSSSRSRTQTLPSPVTNTTRTSRPTQCDQDGHMERLQRDVELSRAGWTGHRTQSLFSLPTDESRSSCASPSSFRPRCFSSMAAPIFRVNVDTLVGAEETDVDTGQTISGSSVDLSVVSGYSHPQLRRHLKSPAPRPKSAPPTDRGLDFADLTYNNASPIRQTPVLSRTQSIFAKSTPCVVHKPQPKNVKDVLQDKGQQNGNGILTVNDCSQEGTVEEEQEFYI, from the exons ATGGAGAATTCAGTTGAGGATGAGTGCGCTGACTCTGGAGCGGAGACCGGAGG GTCTGACTACAGTCTTATGTCATCAGCAAGCA GTGATTTGTCCATGGGGGACCTACAGGATCCTTTCCTAGTTTCTATCCACATCATCACTGACCCTGGTCAGGCCAAAACGCTCCAGAAAGCTGCTGATCAGGTTCTCTCGTGGCTCCACCCTGATCTCACCCTCTTCAGGGTATCAGAACGGGCAGGTGGTCTCTCCCGAAAGCCCAAGGTCCGCCCGCAGCGCATCACCGAACCGCCATCACACCAACCAGCCTTAGCTGTAATCCTGTTTCTACAGGATGAATACGGAGGCGAAGAGAGTTTTGAACGCCTCCACAGTCAGCTTAGATGCCCACCGTGGCGATACCACCACACAGAGCGGGTGAACGGGCGAGGGCTCTTACCATTTTCGCCAGCCAGCCAAGACTTTGTTACACTGGCGCCAGGCACACCTCTATGGGCACTTCGTCAGGTGCACTACGGCAAAGAGATTGTGCGCTTTACAGTCTACTGCTGCTATGAGACCTACACCGAACAGGTGCGTCTGTACAGGCTGCTCCTGCGCCGAAGGCTGGCCCAGAAGAAGGAGGATTTCTGCTTCTGTGTGGTCTACTCCAACCCTGAAACAGAAATCCAGCTGTCATTCAAGCGGATGCCCCGTGGCCAGAACCCTGTCCCCACTGAAAACGCTGTGATGGAGATTCGAGTGAGGGATGTCGGTGAACTTGTGCGGCTGCTGCCACAGCCCTGCACTCCCATCAGTGACGTCCGCTGGCAAACCAACGATTATGATGGAAATAAAATATTGCTACAG GTTCAAGGTTCGCGGTATTACCGCAGACACACTATTGCAAAGTTCCATCACCTTCCTCCTGATGATCCCCCGGTCGCCTCCCCTCCTCCACCCGAGCCgccccctccacctcctccaccaTACGGCCGTGGGCCCGCCTCCTATCGAAATCGCCGTTACCACCGGAGCTCATCGCGTTCGCGGACCCAGACCCTTCCGTCTCCAGTCACAAACACCACCAGGACGTCTCGGCCTACACAGTGTGATCAGGATGGCCACATGGAGAGGCTCCAGAGGGATGTGGAGCTCTCGCGGGCGGGATGGACAGGCCACCGCACACAGTCCCTCTTTTCTCTGCCTACAGACGAGTCGCGCTCCTCCTGTGCCTCTCCGTCAAGCTTTCGTCCTCGCTGCTTCTCTTCCATGGCTGCTCCAATTTTCCGTGTCAATGTGGATACGCTAGTGGGAGCCGAAGAGACGGATGTGGACACGGGACAAACCATCAGCGGCAGCTCTGTGGACCTGTCGGTAGTCTCAGGTTATTCCCATCCACAGCTGAGGCGCCATTTAAAATCCCCAGCACCACGGCCCAAGTCTGCTCCTCCAACAGATCGAGGTCTTGACTTTGCCGATCTGACCTATAATAATGCCTCCCCCATAAGACAGACTCCTGTGCTATCTAGAACACAAAGCATCTTTGCAAAATCCACACCTTGTGTAGTACACAAACCACAGCCAAAGAATGTGAAGGATGTGTTGCAAGACAAAGGACAGCAGAATGGCAATGGCATTTTGACCGTAAATGACTGTAGTCAAGAAGGCACTGTGGAGGAAGAGCAAGAATTTTATATCTGA
- the LOC113053300 gene encoding integrator complex subunit 6-like isoform X1, producing MPVLLFLIDTSASMNQRSHLGTSYLDIAKGAVETFLKLRSRDPASRGDRYMLVSFEEAPAGIKAGWKDSHATFMTELRNLQAVGLTSIGQSLRTAFDLLNLNRLVSGIDNYGQGRNPFFLEPAIIVAITDGSKLTSSCGVQDELHLPLTTPLPGSELTKEPFRWDQRLFSLILRIPGHTPPDPEPMGGVPLDPSPITPMCEVTGGRSYSVFSQRMLNQCLESLVQKIQSGVVINFEKTGPDPPPTEDGPIEMKYGPQSWHSCHKMIYVRPNPKTGVPVGHWPIPESFWPDQNSPTLPPRAAHPQVKISCVDSEPMVVDKVPFDKYELEPSPLTQYILERKSPHTCWQVFVCNSAKYGDLGQPFGYLKASTALNCVNLFVMPYNYPVVLPLLDDLITVHKFKPPAKWRQSFENYLKTVPPYYITALRKALRMMGAPNLLADNMEYGLSYSVVSHLKKLSQQAKIEADRVCALVGKKAALEGGIKLRCRSSAPSLAHRKDFTQLLQCIMGDGPALPMETNTKEFAGFQLAALNKALKPQGLRNPYDIPRSHLLDQLSRMRRNLLHASICILKGQDQDQMHSVPIAQMGNYQDFLKHCPSPLREADPDQPKRLHTFGNPFKLDKKAMMVDEADEFVTGTQSKGKRPGESSSPAGVGAPKRRRCMSPLLRLGRAYTPPKTPPRSPDRDHTESADHIANHVESNCNSVMEPSPVPESEPIQRRNHLQLDEGEDQQDRVQENGQSSDSEWSLGSEGEEEAPHRYPSPCQLKKILNQESQELNSELRALITKEIRKPGRRYEKIFYLLKQIQGSLETRLIFLQSIIKEAARFKKRVLIEQLENFLEEIHLRANGMNHLDAF from the exons ATGCCTGTGTTACTTTTCCTGATAGACACGTCCGCCTCCATGAACCAGCGCTCCCATCTGGGCACTAGCTATCTGGACATAGCGAAGGGCGCAGTTGAGACTTTCCTGAAG CTAAGGAGCAGAGATCCGGCCAGCAGGGGAGACAGATATATGTTAGTGAGTTTCGAGGAAGCACCAGCTGGAATCAAG GCTGGATGGAAGGACAGTCATGCCACTTTTATGACTGAGCTGAGGAACCTGCAAGCAGTTGGACTGACATCAATCGGCCAGTCTTTAAGGACCGCTTTTGATTTGCTCAATCTCAATAGATTAGTTTCGGGGATAGACAACTATGGACAG GGTAGGAACCCTTTTTTCTTGGAGCCTGCTATCATTGTGGCCATAACGGATGGCAGCAAGCTGACCAGCAGTTGTGGTGTACAAGACGAG TTACATTTGCCCCTGACAACACCATTACCTGGCAGTGAGCTGACCAAAGAGCCCTTCCGATGGGACCAGCGACTCTTCTCCTTAATACTCCGCATTCCAGGCCACACCCCTCCAGACCCTGAACCAATGGGTGGAGTTCCACTTGACCCGTCCCCTATTACACCCATGTGCGAGGTCACTGGGG GCCGATCATACAGTGTATTTTCCCAGAGAATGCTTAACCAGTGTCTGGAGTCTCTGGTGCAGAAAATCCAGAGTGGTGTGGTCATTAATTTTGAGAAGACTGGACCTGATCCTCCACCTACTGAAG ATGGCCCAATAGAAATGAAGTATGGACCTCAATCGTGGCACAGCTGTCATAAGATGATCTATGTCCGACCCAACCCTAAAACTGGTGTTCCTGTTGGTCACTGGCCTATCCCAGAGTCCTTTTGGCCTGACCAGAACTCTCCTACTTTG CCTCCACGTGCAGCTCACCCGCAGGTGAAGATTTCATGTGTTGATTCAGAGCCCATGGTGGTGGATAAAGTGCCCTTTGACAAGTACGAGCTAGAGCCTTCTCCGCTCACTCAGTATATACTGGAGAGGAAATCACCGCACACCTGCTGGCAG GTTTTTGTGTGTAACAGTGCTAAATATGGAGATCTCGGGCAGCCGTTTGGTTATCTGAAGGCCAGCACAGCTCTTAACTGTGTCAACCTGTTTGTCATGCCTTATAACTACCCCGTGGTGCTGCCTTTGCTTG ATGACTTGATTACTGTGCATAAGTTCAAGCCTCCAGCAAAGTGGCGGCAATCTTTTGAAAACTATCTTAAAACAGTCCCTCCCTACTATATCACT GCCCTGCGGAAAGCACTAAGAATGATGGGAGCTCCAAACCTGTTGGCTGACAACATGGAGTACGGACTTAGCTATAGTGTTGTATCTCATCTCAAAAAGCTCAGTCAGCAG GCAAAGATCGAGGCTGACAGAGTTTGTGCATTAGTAGGAAAAAAGGCGGCACTAGAAGGCGGGATTAAACTTCGCTGCAGAAGCTCCGCCCCCTCTCTGGCACACAGGAAAGATTTTACGCAGCTACTGCAATGTATCATGGGAGATGGACCAGCTCTGCCAATGGAGACAAACACCAAGGAGTTTGCTGGCTTTCAACTAGCTGCTCTGAATAAA GCATTAAAACCACAAGGACTGCGGAACCCTTATGATATCCCCAGATCTCATCTGCTGGACCAGCTGAGCCGCATGAGGCGGAACCTTCTGCACGCCAGCATCTGCATTCTGAAAGGACAAGATCAAG atcagATGCATAGTGTTCCTATAGCTCAGATGGGCAACTATCAGGACTTCTTGAAGCATTGCCCATCCCCTTTAAGAGAAGCGGACCCCGATCAGCCTAAACGTTTGCACACCTTTGGTAACCCCTTCAAATTGGACAAGAAG GCGATGATGGTAGATGAGGCAGATGAATTTGTTACTGGCACTCAAAGCAAAGGCAAACGTCCAGGAGAATCCAGTAGTCCTGCTGGAGTAGGGGCCCCCAAACGCAGGCGCTGTATGTCTCCGCTGCTTCGGCTGGGACGGGCTTATACACCTCCTAAAACACCACCCAGAT CTCCAGATCGTGATCACACAGAATCGGCCGATCACATCGCCAACCATGTGGAGTCAAACTGCAACTCCGTCATGGAGCCGAGTCCTGTGCCCGAGTCTGAACCGATCCAGCGGAGGAACCACCTTCAGCTGGATGAGGGTGAGGACCAGCAGGACAGAGTGCAGGAGAACGGCCAGTCCAGCGACAGTGAGTGGTCTCTGGGCAGCGAGGGTGAAGAGGAGGCTCCACACCGCTACCCTTCCCCCTGCCAGCTGAAGAAGATCCTAAACCAAGAGAGCCAGGAACTGAACTCTGAACTCCGAGCACTCATCACCAAGGAGATCAGGAAGCCTGGCAGAC GTTATGAGAAAATCTTTTACCTCCTTAAGCAAATCCAGGGCAGTTTGGAAACGCGTCTGATCTTCCTGCAGAGCATAATTAAAGAGGCGGCCAG gTTTAAGAAGAGGGTCTTGATTGAGCAGCTGGAGAACTTCTTAGAGGAGATTCACTTAAGAGCCAACGGCATGAATCATCTGGACGCTTTCTGA
- the LOC113053303 gene encoding protein FAM124A-like isoform X2: protein MSALTLERRPEGDLSMGDLQDPFLVSIHIITDPGQAKTLQKAADQVLSWLHPDLTLFRVSERAGGLSRKPKVRPQRITEPPSHQPALAVILFLQDEYGGEESFERLHSQLRCPPWRYHHTERVNGRGLLPFSPASQDFVTLAPGTPLWALRQVHYGKEIVRFTVYCCYETYTEQVRLYRLLLRRRLAQKKEDFCFCVVYSNPETEIQLSFKRMPRGQNPVPTENAVMEIRVRDVGELVRLLPQPCTPISDVRWQTNDYDGNKILLQVQGSRYYRRHTIAKFHHLPPDDPPVASPPPPEPPPPPPPPYGRGPASYRNRRYHRSSSRSRTQTLPSPVTNTTRTSRPTQCDQDGHMERLQRDVELSRAGWTGHRTQSLFSLPTDESRSSCASPSSFRPRCFSSMAAPIFRVNVDTLVGAEETDVDTGQTISGSSVDLSVVSGYSHPQLRRHLKSPAPRPKSAPPTDRGLDFADLTYNNASPIRQTPVLSRTQSIFAKSTPCVVHKPQPKNVKDVLQDKGQQNGNGILTVNDCSQEGTVEEEQEFYI, encoded by the exons ATGAGTGCGCTGACTCTGGAGCGGAGACCGGAGG GTGATTTGTCCATGGGGGACCTACAGGATCCTTTCCTAGTTTCTATCCACATCATCACTGACCCTGGTCAGGCCAAAACGCTCCAGAAAGCTGCTGATCAGGTTCTCTCGTGGCTCCACCCTGATCTCACCCTCTTCAGGGTATCAGAACGGGCAGGTGGTCTCTCCCGAAAGCCCAAGGTCCGCCCGCAGCGCATCACCGAACCGCCATCACACCAACCAGCCTTAGCTGTAATCCTGTTTCTACAGGATGAATACGGAGGCGAAGAGAGTTTTGAACGCCTCCACAGTCAGCTTAGATGCCCACCGTGGCGATACCACCACACAGAGCGGGTGAACGGGCGAGGGCTCTTACCATTTTCGCCAGCCAGCCAAGACTTTGTTACACTGGCGCCAGGCACACCTCTATGGGCACTTCGTCAGGTGCACTACGGCAAAGAGATTGTGCGCTTTACAGTCTACTGCTGCTATGAGACCTACACCGAACAGGTGCGTCTGTACAGGCTGCTCCTGCGCCGAAGGCTGGCCCAGAAGAAGGAGGATTTCTGCTTCTGTGTGGTCTACTCCAACCCTGAAACAGAAATCCAGCTGTCATTCAAGCGGATGCCCCGTGGCCAGAACCCTGTCCCCACTGAAAACGCTGTGATGGAGATTCGAGTGAGGGATGTCGGTGAACTTGTGCGGCTGCTGCCACAGCCCTGCACTCCCATCAGTGACGTCCGCTGGCAAACCAACGATTATGATGGAAATAAAATATTGCTACAG GTTCAAGGTTCGCGGTATTACCGCAGACACACTATTGCAAAGTTCCATCACCTTCCTCCTGATGATCCCCCGGTCGCCTCCCCTCCTCCACCCGAGCCgccccctccacctcctccaccaTACGGCCGTGGGCCCGCCTCCTATCGAAATCGCCGTTACCACCGGAGCTCATCGCGTTCGCGGACCCAGACCCTTCCGTCTCCAGTCACAAACACCACCAGGACGTCTCGGCCTACACAGTGTGATCAGGATGGCCACATGGAGAGGCTCCAGAGGGATGTGGAGCTCTCGCGGGCGGGATGGACAGGCCACCGCACACAGTCCCTCTTTTCTCTGCCTACAGACGAGTCGCGCTCCTCCTGTGCCTCTCCGTCAAGCTTTCGTCCTCGCTGCTTCTCTTCCATGGCTGCTCCAATTTTCCGTGTCAATGTGGATACGCTAGTGGGAGCCGAAGAGACGGATGTGGACACGGGACAAACCATCAGCGGCAGCTCTGTGGACCTGTCGGTAGTCTCAGGTTATTCCCATCCACAGCTGAGGCGCCATTTAAAATCCCCAGCACCACGGCCCAAGTCTGCTCCTCCAACAGATCGAGGTCTTGACTTTGCCGATCTGACCTATAATAATGCCTCCCCCATAAGACAGACTCCTGTGCTATCTAGAACACAAAGCATCTTTGCAAAATCCACACCTTGTGTAGTACACAAACCACAGCCAAAGAATGTGAAGGATGTGTTGCAAGACAAAGGACAGCAGAATGGCAATGGCATTTTGACCGTAAATGACTGTAGTCAAGAAGGCACTGTGGAGGAAGAGCAAGAATTTTATATCTGA